The Acipenser ruthenus chromosome 27, fAciRut3.2 maternal haplotype, whole genome shotgun sequence genome includes a window with the following:
- the LOC117425807 gene encoding mucin-2-like, with amino-acid sequence MMCAGFTVIYFYLFSSFCVPLARGFPVKDQKTDWFSRSSQNIAEEDVECFTEYMELWLQQRRTEGLSEWISRALRIPVNLASLDRLNSRLAPCGYSLHRDQDRNYIFRVKYSGCFVQLQKGNYVLDVKLIKRLGGFGTRNQIFVMKCPLVTVPPGGEHIHCKPDYIQVTRPLPQDNWDNKLPWSLSLRGQLVAAVEDASLIRLTVDTKGPNITVQGTRGGILSTTEVMGKTIDILPLWIVSGYYAYSMEASCPLVSSLPSNETVFHILKRRMGLIKRGGYDNEILTVKNIAVKQTASYSVIEDHDFVQVTIPTAEILQAKKCEDLLGNLYVQPFYKVDVILTFKEMPYKVYWSMENQFPCTALQSLSLTSTKSPDPAYSTEDLSTSPDISPLLIKQSLAPSTASGISTGSEYTSDAGQTREPSLSASSVGTPSPQTSMPADHGYKESTASTPYERTALRFPSAITQEPLDQSDHGNSKATEHLISKEETRSEPTEKDTILPTELNITVPSELSLSYPLSAGADAQMSMPVLDYRQPFTELTPAALPTSTHIPVQSEGREHVMVASSTNPLALITEGIEATAKAATPVKTSTGQATKDESDVTHGNRSLGVHSAGPPGAAEEAFTSVVEGDTTRGETKGTAHTTRGRTGQSDTSEAAAELQRFSKGTAAKPIGGLMGTSGTSHNEPSSPILSLASASSSAVEVNMLSATSATEKAGAPAKQSSTSTSVEDSADSEQTHSTASPTGSPSGLILSAGTIADSLVNMSEFNTSPNKTTSDSIMPTVEKAFMGVIPITQENDTSVAESLHPAQNSTASPASSTEDAITKTAGNLYELANAGTSSAPFLANTFQQSKKGLPTSGMVTPSPAIPVNPIVRVSQLTAKTSLTTPAYETSHRSCFSQVTTQRPPLVSSISVFAGSPSNILSSDLPAQGKISSTVTTAGPNPLFNASATTGAAAFTAANTEDTLPALLRGAADKSEPMTSSAAVTNKENQVDTSHRAATAGMGTALLDQEISGITLQSKPVPSGSSTTLKGEATKSGSEEAQVLF; translated from the exons ATGATGTGTGCCGGCTTTACAGTTATCTA TTTTTACCTCTTCTCCAGTTTCTGTGTACCTCTCGCAAGAGGCTTCCCCGTGAAAGATCAAAAAACAGACTGGTTCAGTCGCTCATCTCAAAACATtgcag AGGAGGATGTTGAATGCTTCACAGAATACATGGAGCTGTGGTTACAACAGAGGAGAACAGAAGGCCTGAGCGAATGGATTTCAAGAGCTCTAAGAATTCCAG TGAACCTGGCTTCTCTGGACAGATTAAACTCCCGTCTAGCTCCTTGTGGTTACTCCCTCCACAGGGATCAAGACAGGAACTATATCTTCCGAGTCAAGTACAGTGGTTGCTTTGTACAACTCCAG AAAGGCAATTATGTCCTGGATGTAAAATTGATAAAGAGACTGGGCGGATTTGGAACTCGGAATCAAATCTTTGTCATGAAATGCCCATTGGTTACAGTGCCCCCTGGTGGAGAGCATATTCACTGCAAGCCGGACTACATTCAA gTAACCAGACCACTTCCTCAAGACAACTGGGACAATAAG CTTCCCTGGTCTCTGTCTCTGAGGGGACAGCTGGTAGCAGCAGTTGAGGACGCCAGTTTAATTCGGCTCACCGTGGATACCAAGGGTCCGAATATCACAGTACAGGGCACCAGAGGAGGCATTCTCAGCACGACCGAG GTAATGGGGAAAACAATCGACATTCTGCCACTCTGGATAGTGAGTGGGTATTATGCATATAGCATGGAAGCCAGCTGTCCTCTGG TTTCCTCACTCCCGAGCAACGAGACAGTATTCCACATCTTAAAACGGAGAATGGGATTAATTAAGAGAGGGGGGTATGACAATGAGATCCTTACTGTAAAAAACATTGCGGTAAAGCAGACCGCCAGCTACTCTGTGATTGAAGACCACGACTTTGTCCAAGTTACCATCCCCACAGCTGAGATCCTTCAAGCAAAG AAATGTGAAGATCTGCTTGGGAACTTATACGTGCAGCCATTCTATAAAGTGGACGTGATTCTGACCTTCAAAGAAATGCCCTACAAAGTCTACTGGAGCATGGAAAACCAGTTCCCATGCACTG CGCTTCAAAGCCTATCCTTGACATCAACAAAATCGCCCGACCCTGCGTATTCAACAGAAGACCTCTCCACTTCCCCAGACATATCTCCTCTGCTTATTAAACAGTCTTTGGCACCATCAACAGCCTCAGGGATATCAACTGGCAGTGAGTACACTTCAGATGCTGGTCAAACCAGAGAGCCATCACTGTCTGCCTCATCAGTGGGCACACCATCGCCACAGACATCCATGCCTGCTGACCACGGGTACAAAGAAAGCACTGCAAGCACTCCATACGAGAGGACAGCTTTGAGGTTCCCATCTGCGATCACCCAGGAGCCTCTTGACCAATCAGATCATGGGAATAGTAAAGCCACTGAGCATTTAATATCAAAAGAGGAGACACGATCTGAGCCAACTGAGAAAGACACCATTTTACCAACAGAACTAAATATAACAGTGCCTTCTGAACTCAGCCTTTCATACCCTTTGTCTGCAGGAGCCGATGCACAGATGTCAATGCCAGTTCTTGACTACAGACAACCTTTTACAGAGCTGACTCCTGCTGCACTCCCTACAAGCACACACATTCCAGTTCAGTCTGAGGGTAGGGAACATGTCATGGTAGCTTCCAGCACAAATCCTCTGGCATTAATAACTGAAGGGATTGAGGCTACTGCTAAAGCAGCGACTCCTGTGAAGACAAGCACGGGGCAAGCAACGAAAGACGAGAGTGATGTAACACATGGGAACAGATCGTTGGGGGTGCATAGTGCAGGCCCGCCTggagctgctgaggaagcattcactTCTGTAGTGGAAGGAGATACAACTCGAGGAGAAACCAAAGGAACTGCACACACAACCAGGGGCCGCACTGGACAATCTGACACTTCTGAGGCAGCTGCAGAGCTTCAGAGATTCTCAAAGGGGACAGCAGCAAAACCTATTGGAGGACTAATGGGAACATCGGGGACTTCTCACAATGAACCAAGCAGTCCCATTCTGTCCCTGGCATCCGCTTCTTCTAGTGCAGTGGAAGTAAACATGCTATCTGCGACGTCTGCCACTGAAAAGGCTGGAGCACCTGCAAAGCAATCATCCACGAGCACAAGTGTAGAAGACAGCGCTGACAGCGAGCAGACCCACAGCACCGCATCTCCAACGGGATCCCCCTCAGGGCTGATATTATCAGCAGGAACCATAGCGGACAGTTTAGTAAATATGTCTGAATTCAACACATCTCCAAACAAGACGACTTCAGACTCAATAATGCCCACCGTGGAGAAAGCGTTTATGGGTGTCATTCCAATCACGCAGGAGAATGACACCAGTGTAGCAGAAAGCTTGCATCCTGCGCAAAACAGTACAGCCAGTCCTGCCAGTTCCACAGAGGACGCCATTACGAAAACAGCAGGAAATTTATATGAACTTGCAAATGCTGGGACGTCATCAGCTCCATTCCTTGCTAACACTTTCCAGCAATCAAAAAAAGGGCTGCCAACATCTGGCATGGTGACACCTTCACCTGCCATACCTGTGAATCCAATTGTTCGTGTCTCTCAATTAACTGCTAAAACCTCACTGACAACACCAGCTTATGAAACCAGTCACAGATCCTGTTTTTCCCAGGTTACAACACAGCGGCCTCCTTTAGTATCAAGTATCTCTGTGTTTGCTGGTTCTCCCAGTAACATATTGTCATCAGACTTGCCAGCTCAGGGAAAGATATCTTCCACAGTAACTACTGCAGGCCCCAATCCTCTTTTCAATGCATCAGCAACAACAGGTGCAGCAGCATTTACAGCAGCAAATACAGAGGACACATTGCCAGCATTGTTGAGGGGGGCAGCTGACAAGTCAGAGCCTATGACAAGTAGTGCTGCTGTAACTAATAAAGAGAATCAGGTTGATACAAGCCACAGAGCAGCAACTGCAGGCATGGGGACAGCTTTATTAGATCAAGAAATATCAGGAATTACTCTTCAGTCCAAGCCTGTGCCATCTGGCTCAAGTACAACATTGAAAGGAGAAGCCACAAAATCTGGCTCGGAAGAAGCACAGGTGTTATTTTGA
- the LOC131701900 gene encoding TAR DNA-binding protein 43-like isoform X2, with protein sequence MAELYIRVAEDENEEPMEIPSEDDGTVLLSTVAAQFPGACGLRYRNPVSQCMRGVRVMEGVLQAPETGWGNLVYVVNYPKDNKRKMEEIDASSAVKIKRAELKTSDLIVLGLPWKTSEQDLKEYFSTFGEVIMVQVKRDLKTGNSKGFGFVRFTDYETQGKVMSQRHMIDGRWCDCKLPNSKQSPDEPLRCRKVFVGRCTEDMSAEELRQFFMQYGEVTDVFIPKPFRAFAFVTFADDQVAQSLCGEDLIIKGISVHISNAEPKHNNSRQMIERGGRFGNSPGFGNQAAGFVHQISNMPGGSSALAAMFEQSRYQYPSSHV encoded by the exons ATGGCAGAGTTATATATCCGGGTCGCGGAGGATGAAAACGAGGAACCGATGGAGATCCCCTCGGAGGACGATGGCACCGTGTTACTTTCCACGGTAGCCGCGCAGTTCCCCGGTGCCTGCGGTCTGAGATACAGGAACCCAGTTTCCCAGTGTATGAGAGGGGTCCGTGTGATGGAGGGAGTTTTGCAAGCCCCGGAGACCGGCTGGGGAAATTTGGTCTACGTTGTCAACTATCCAAAGG ataacaaaagaaaaatggaagAAATTGATGCCTCTTCTGCAGTGAAGATCAAGAGGGCAGAACTGAAGACCTCAGATTTAATTGTTCTTGGTCTGCCCTGGAAGACTTCAGAACAGGATCTGAAAGAATACTTCAGTACCTTTGGAGAAGTAATAATGGTGCAG gTTAAAAGGGATTTAAAAACTGGCAATTCCAAGGGCTTTGGCTTTGTAAGATTTACAGACTATGAAACGCAAGGAAAAGTGATGTCACAGCGGCACATGATAGATGGAAGGTGGTGTGACTGTAAACTACCTAATTCTAAG CAAAGTCCTGATGAACCCTTGAGATGCAGAAAAGTGTTTGTTGGCCGCTGCACTGAGGACATGAGTGCTGAAGAGCTTCGGCAGTTCTTTATGCAGTATGGCGAGGTTACAGATGTCTTCATACCCAAGCCCTTCCGAGCTTTTGCTTTCGTCACCTTTGCAGATGaccag gttgCCCAGTCCCTTTGTGGAGAGGACCTGATAATTAAAGGAATCAGCGTGCACATCTCGAATGCTGAGCCTAAGCACAATAATAGTAGGCAAATGATCGAAAGAGGGGGGAGATTTGGGAACAGCCCGGGGTTTGGGAACCAGGCAGCAGGCTTTG TTCATCAAATTTCCAATATGCCTGGAGGAAGCTCTGCACTGGCAGCAATGTTCGAGCAATCTCGGTATCAGTACCCTTCTTCCCATGTCTAA
- the LOC131701900 gene encoding TAR DNA-binding protein 43-like isoform X1: MAELYIRVAEDENEEPMEIPSEDDGTVLLSTVAAQFPGACGLRYRNPVSQCMRGVRVMEGVLQAPETGWGNLVYVVNYPKDNKRKMEEIDASSAVKIKRAELKTSDLIVLGLPWKTSEQDLKEYFSTFGEVIMVQVKRDLKTGNSKGFGFVRFTDYETQGKVMSQRHMIDGRWCDCKLPNSKQSPDEPLRCRKVFVGRCTEDMSAEELRQFFMQYGEVTDVFIPKPFRAFAFVTFADDQVAQSLCGEDLIIKGISVHISNAEPKHNNSRQMIERGGRFGNSPGFGNQAAGFGNGRGSGGGLGNSPNSNVGSGMNFGGFSINPAMMAAAQAALQSSWGMMGMLASQQNQSGASASTPAAQGNIQREQPQSFGSGNGSYGANPSSLAWGATGSNSGTSSSGFNSGFGSSMESKSSGWGM, encoded by the exons ATGGCAGAGTTATATATCCGGGTCGCGGAGGATGAAAACGAGGAACCGATGGAGATCCCCTCGGAGGACGATGGCACCGTGTTACTTTCCACGGTAGCCGCGCAGTTCCCCGGTGCCTGCGGTCTGAGATACAGGAACCCAGTTTCCCAGTGTATGAGAGGGGTCCGTGTGATGGAGGGAGTTTTGCAAGCCCCGGAGACCGGCTGGGGAAATTTGGTCTACGTTGTCAACTATCCAAAGG ataacaaaagaaaaatggaagAAATTGATGCCTCTTCTGCAGTGAAGATCAAGAGGGCAGAACTGAAGACCTCAGATTTAATTGTTCTTGGTCTGCCCTGGAAGACTTCAGAACAGGATCTGAAAGAATACTTCAGTACCTTTGGAGAAGTAATAATGGTGCAG gTTAAAAGGGATTTAAAAACTGGCAATTCCAAGGGCTTTGGCTTTGTAAGATTTACAGACTATGAAACGCAAGGAAAAGTGATGTCACAGCGGCACATGATAGATGGAAGGTGGTGTGACTGTAAACTACCTAATTCTAAG CAAAGTCCTGATGAACCCTTGAGATGCAGAAAAGTGTTTGTTGGCCGCTGCACTGAGGACATGAGTGCTGAAGAGCTTCGGCAGTTCTTTATGCAGTATGGCGAGGTTACAGATGTCTTCATACCCAAGCCCTTCCGAGCTTTTGCTTTCGTCACCTTTGCAGATGaccag gttgCCCAGTCCCTTTGTGGAGAGGACCTGATAATTAAAGGAATCAGCGTGCACATCTCGAATGCTGAGCCTAAGCACAATAATAGTAGGCAAATGATCGAAAGAGGGGGGAGATTTGGGAACAGCCCGGGGTTTGGGAACCAGGCAGCAGGCTTTGGTAATGGCAGAGGGAGTGGGGGTGGGTTGGGGAACAGTCCAAACAGTAATGTGGGGAGTGGAATGAATTTTGGTGGTTTTAGTATTAACCCAGCCATGATGGCTGCTGCTCAGGCAGCTTTGCAGAGCAGCTGGGGGATGATGGGCATGCTTGCCAGCCAGCAAAATCAGTCTGGGGCCTCAGCTAGTACTCCAGCAGCTCAGGGCAATATTCAGAGGGAGCAACCCCAGAGTTTTGGTTCTGGAAACGGCAGTTATGGAGCAAACCCTTCAAGTTTAGCATGGGGGGCGACGGGATCAAACTCTGGCACAAGCAGCAGTGGGTTTAATTCAGGATTTGGTTCAAGTATGGAGTCAAAATCCTCTGGGTGGGGAAtgtag
- the LOC117962547 gene encoding somatostatin-2-like, which produces MAKGIIYLINCASGCASEPFVEYSIKRLETATKYKSHICWKFTVANMQLLSRVFPLILVAWSARAAIAMPAEETLAQYNNGGFAKERKDFILKILSELSDFNILGKEMAALNSDQVKESQLGERSIFNQYPPKERTPCKNFFWKTFSTC; this is translated from the exons ATGGCTAAAGGCATAATTTACCTAATTAACTGTGCTTCAGGGTGTGCGTCAGAGCCTTTTGTGGAATACAGTATAAAAAGGCTGGAAACTGCGACAAAGTACAAATCGCACATTTGCTGGAAGTTCACTGTGGCCAACATGCAACTGCTGTCAAGAGTATTTCCCCTGATTCTCGTAGCTTGGAGTGCGAGAGCAGCGATAGCCATGCCTGCTGAGGAGACACTAGCACAGTATAACAATGGG GGTTTCGCTAAAGAAAGGAAAGACTTCATTTTGAAGATTTTATCCGAACTGTCAGATTTCAACATCTTGGGGAAAGAGATGGCAGCTCTGAACTCCGATCAGGTTAAAGAATCCCAGCTTGGTGAGAGATCAATCTTCAATCAATACCCGCCCAAAGAAAGGACTCCCTGCAAAAACTTCTTTTGGAAGACTTTCTCGACCTGCTAA
- the LOC117432112 gene encoding centromere protein S-like, with protein MADTEEQRNFTQTQRLKAAVHYTTGLFCQEVAEHKEVEFSKQTIAAIAETTFRQCEIFARDLEAFARHAKRTTVNAEDVKLTARRSNALFSFITQRSEELVSNNQEQKEKRKKAGGKAKKKSDAPLQSGMDEDEDSNMA; from the exons ATGGCAGACACAGAAGAACAGAGGAATTTTACTCAGACTCAG AGGCTGAAGGCTGCCGTCCACTACACTACTGGCCTCTTCTGCCAAGAAGTGGCAGAACACAAAGAGGTGGAGTTCAGCAAGCAAACCATAGCAGCCATTGCGGAAACTACATTTAGACAGTGTG aGATTTTTGCCAGAGACCTTGAAGCATTTGCAAG GCATGCAAAGAGAACCACAGTAAATGCTGAAGATGTGAAACTCACTGCCAGGAGAAGCAACGCGTTG TTCAGTTTTATCACACAAAGGAGCGAGGAACTGGTTTCCAATAACCAAGAacagaaggagaaaagaaagaagGCTGGCGGGAAAGCGAAAAAAAAGAGTGATGCTCCATTGCAGTCTGGAATGGATGAAGACGAGGACTCCAACATGGCTTAA